One segment of Candidatus Effluviviaceae Genus I sp. DNA contains the following:
- a CDS encoding YjbQ family protein has protein sequence MDRTITLRTPSRTALVDITRDVERAVAEMGLEHGAVVVYVPHTTAAVTINESADSDVASDIERALSRLVPASRDYGHTEGNADAHIKSSLIGCSRTLLVRGGRLVLGTWQGVFFCEFDGPRSRKVLVAEIGGRP, from the coding sequence ATGGACAGGACGATCACCCTCAGAACCCCGTCACGAACCGCCCTCGTTGACATCACGCGCGACGTCGAGCGCGCGGTCGCTGAGATGGGCCTCGAGCACGGGGCCGTCGTCGTCTACGTTCCCCATACTACAGCCGCCGTCACCATCAACGAAAGTGCCGATTCCGACGTCGCGAGCGACATCGAACGCGCGCTGTCGCGGCTGGTGCCCGCGTCGCGCGACTACGGCCACACTGAGGGAAACGCGGACGCGCACATCAAGTCGAGTCTGATCGGCTGCTCGCGGACCCTGCTCGTGCGCGGCGGGCGGCTTGTCCTCGGGACCTGGCAGGGCGTGTTCTTCTGCGAGTTCGACGGCCCGCGCTCCAGGAAGGTCCTCGTCGCCGAGATCGGAGGAAGGCCATGA
- a CDS encoding archease gives MGTRPPYREIEHTADVGIELEAPDLASALERAAAAMFDVMTDIERVGERWRAEVRVSGTDLQNLLVRWLSELLFVAESHGVLLSRFSVRRLDGLSVEAEVAGEPLDRAKHLVRVEIKAVTYHELRIEEAGGGWAVRVVFDT, from the coding sequence ATGGGGACGAGACCTCCGTACCGCGAGATCGAGCACACCGCCGACGTGGGCATCGAGCTCGAGGCGCCCGATCTCGCGTCGGCCCTCGAGCGCGCGGCCGCAGCGATGTTCGACGTCATGACGGACATCGAGCGCGTCGGCGAGCGCTGGCGGGCCGAGGTCCGCGTGAGCGGGACCGACCTCCAGAATCTCCTCGTTCGATGGCTCTCGGAACTCCTCTTCGTTGCGGAGTCCCACGGAGTCCTTCTCTCAAGATTCAGCGTTCGGCGGCTCGACGGCCTGTCGGTCGAAGCCGAGGTCGCCGGCGAACCGCTCGACCGCGCGAAGCACCTCGTGCGGGTGGAGATCAAGGCCGTAACCTACCACGAGCTCAGGATCGAGGAGGCGGGCGGCGGCTGGGCCGTCCGCGTCGTGTTCGACACGTAG
- a CDS encoding DUF2207 domain-containing protein: MRRGLCFAAAALAAVLAALAGVAAAKDYSFPEVVVDVTVRPDGSFEYRESRSYLFDDSFTFAYYQVEKARTAGGARVDITDLVVSEKGEPYALRERGEIDEPRTPGTYWVSYDHEGRYAYGKWFYRADDETRTFDISYTVHDAVVVYDDFAQLYWKFIAENWDKPARVVRGLIHLPPGADKDSVRAWLHAPLTSEYWIRDAQTIEFRVDRLPPRRFVEMRVLFPASLVPGATVRGHGPIWGVAFNEEKEWVEEANRAREEAQSRYAAYTARQAAGARLSVAVAALVLLGWFGVFWHFGREHKVPLEGDYFRELPADRPPAIVGYLYRSGAVYPDDMVATIMNLARKGHLKITETEREKPKFLGIGGGTEYDYMLERLGKTDWKLEEHERDLLRFLFSSPAARLNFLSLDEFKKDAQKHSSRYLSWFRGWTKDVQRAGEAEGFFEKASSRMVVVSVLFGVAGVIVGVLTLALTQSLFGLAAFLTGFATIVLSTLVKRRSPAGALEFEKWKALRRYLLHFSQLEDAPPQSLALWEHFLVYATTLGVAKEVLKALGPYIPAMEQAAGRSFAAGWYAGAASRMGEGLGGSIAGFSEGLSSMVATAGSAMSTASGTGGGGTGGGGGGGGGGGGGAG; encoded by the coding sequence ATGCGAAGAGGTCTGTGCTTCGCCGCAGCCGCTCTCGCCGCGGTGCTCGCCGCCCTCGCCGGCGTCGCGGCCGCAAAGGACTACTCGTTCCCCGAGGTCGTCGTGGACGTCACGGTTCGGCCCGACGGGAGCTTCGAGTACCGCGAGTCGCGCTCGTACCTGTTCGACGACAGCTTCACCTTCGCCTACTACCAGGTGGAGAAGGCGCGGACGGCGGGCGGGGCGCGCGTGGACATCACGGACCTCGTCGTCTCGGAGAAGGGCGAGCCGTACGCGCTCCGCGAGCGGGGCGAGATCGACGAGCCGCGCACGCCGGGGACGTACTGGGTCTCGTACGATCACGAAGGCCGGTACGCATACGGCAAGTGGTTCTACCGGGCCGACGACGAGACCAGGACCTTCGACATCTCGTACACAGTGCACGACGCGGTCGTCGTGTACGACGACTTCGCGCAGCTCTACTGGAAGTTCATCGCCGAGAACTGGGATAAGCCGGCCCGCGTCGTGCGCGGGCTCATCCACCTCCCTCCGGGCGCGGACAAGGACTCGGTGCGCGCGTGGCTGCACGCGCCGCTCACGAGCGAGTACTGGATCCGCGACGCGCAGACGATCGAGTTCCGCGTGGACCGGCTGCCGCCGCGGCGGTTCGTCGAGATGAGAGTCCTGTTCCCGGCGTCGCTCGTGCCCGGCGCGACCGTCCGCGGGCACGGGCCGATCTGGGGCGTCGCGTTCAACGAGGAGAAGGAGTGGGTGGAGGAGGCCAACCGCGCGCGCGAGGAGGCGCAGAGCCGGTACGCGGCGTACACGGCGAGGCAGGCCGCGGGCGCGAGGCTCTCGGTCGCCGTCGCGGCGCTCGTGCTCCTGGGGTGGTTCGGCGTGTTCTGGCACTTCGGCCGCGAGCACAAGGTCCCCTTGGAGGGCGACTACTTCCGCGAGCTGCCGGCCGACCGGCCGCCGGCGATCGTCGGGTATCTCTACCGGTCCGGCGCCGTGTACCCCGACGACATGGTGGCCACGATCATGAACCTGGCGCGGAAGGGGCACCTGAAGATCACCGAGACCGAGCGGGAGAAGCCGAAGTTCCTCGGCATCGGGGGAGGCACCGAGTACGACTACATGCTCGAGCGTCTCGGGAAGACCGACTGGAAGCTCGAGGAGCACGAGCGCGATCTCCTGCGGTTCCTGTTCAGCTCGCCGGCCGCGCGGCTCAACTTCCTCTCGCTCGACGAGTTCAAGAAGGACGCTCAGAAGCACTCCTCGCGGTACCTGAGCTGGTTCCGCGGCTGGACGAAGGACGTGCAGCGCGCCGGGGAGGCCGAGGGGTTCTTCGAGAAGGCGAGCTCGCGCATGGTCGTCGTGTCCGTGCTCTTCGGGGTCGCAGGCGTCATCGTCGGGGTCCTTACGCTGGCGCTCACGCAGTCGCTCTTCGGACTCGCCGCGTTCCTGACGGGCTTCGCCACGATCGTCCTGTCGACGCTCGTCAAGCGGAGGAGCCCCGCGGGCGCGCTTGAGTTCGAGAAGTGGAAGGCGCTTCGGAGGTACCTGCTGCACTTCTCGCAGCTTGAGGATGCGCCGCCGCAGTCGCTCGCGCTCTGGGAGCACTTCCTCGTGTACGCGACCACGCTGGGCGTGGCGAAGGAGGTGCTGAAGGCGCTCGGTCCGTACATCCCGGCGATGGAGCAGGCCGCGGGCCGCAGCTTCGCGGCGGGCTGGTACGCGGGCGCGGCGAGCCGCATGGGCGAGGGGCTGGGCGGCAGCATCGCCGGGTTCTCCGAGGGGCTCTCGAGCATGGTCGCGACGGCCGGGAGCGCGATGAGCACGGCGAGCGGGACGGGCGGCGGGGGAACGGGTGGCGGCGGAGGAGGGGGCGGCGGAGGAGGCGGAGGCGCCGGCTGA
- a CDS encoding RtcB family protein — protein MSHGDHGLRPVRDCVWELPRAGAMRVPGRVYADEKLLAHIREEKALDQVANVAHLPGIVRCSLAMPDIHWGYGFPIGGVAATDPEQGGVVSPGGVGYDINCGVRLATSRTLIDEVRPRVPELVRALFHDVPCGLGSHGAIGKLTKKELTEVMAQGAAWAVKRGLGDEPDLERTEERGRLPQADPAAVSERAVERGLDQVGTLGSGNHFLEIGFVDEIYDEKAAAAFDLSAGEMTLLVHSGSRGLGYQVCDDSLEIMQRAVGKYRIALPDRQLACAPVESPEGKRYLAAMACAANYAWANRQVIMALAFRTISRTLGAGPEKLGLRLLYDVCHNIAKLERHEVDGERRLLCVHRKGATRAFPAGHRDVATAHAAVGQPVLVPGDMGRESYVCVGTDTAMAETFGSTCHGAGRVLSRAAAKKASAGRRLEEELTRMGVFVVAEGRGTLAEEMPHAYKNVADVVGVMERAGIARRVARLKPVGVMKG, from the coding sequence ATGTCACACGGCGACCACGGCCTCAGGCCCGTGCGCGACTGCGTCTGGGAGCTTCCGAGGGCGGGCGCGATGCGCGTCCCCGGCCGCGTCTACGCGGACGAGAAGCTCCTCGCGCACATCCGTGAGGAGAAGGCGCTCGACCAGGTGGCCAACGTCGCGCACCTGCCCGGGATCGTCCGATGCTCGCTCGCGATGCCCGACATCCATTGGGGCTACGGGTTTCCCATCGGCGGCGTCGCGGCGACCGACCCGGAGCAGGGCGGCGTCGTGTCGCCCGGCGGCGTGGGGTACGACATCAACTGCGGCGTGCGGCTCGCGACGAGCCGGACGCTCATCGACGAGGTTCGGCCGCGCGTCCCCGAGCTCGTCCGCGCGCTCTTCCACGACGTCCCGTGCGGGCTGGGGTCGCACGGCGCCATCGGGAAGCTCACGAAGAAGGAACTCACGGAGGTCATGGCGCAGGGCGCGGCGTGGGCCGTGAAGCGCGGCCTCGGCGACGAGCCCGACCTCGAGCGCACCGAGGAGCGCGGCCGCCTTCCGCAGGCCGACCCCGCCGCCGTGAGCGAGCGCGCCGTCGAGCGCGGGCTGGACCAGGTCGGGACGCTCGGCTCGGGCAACCACTTCCTCGAGATCGGGTTCGTGGACGAGATCTACGACGAGAAGGCCGCGGCCGCGTTCGATCTCTCGGCGGGCGAGATGACGCTGCTCGTCCACTCCGGGTCGCGCGGGCTTGGGTACCAGGTCTGCGATGACTCCCTCGAGATCATGCAGCGCGCCGTGGGCAAGTACCGCATCGCGCTTCCGGACCGGCAGCTCGCCTGCGCGCCGGTCGAGTCACCGGAGGGGAAGCGGTACCTCGCGGCGATGGCGTGCGCGGCCAACTACGCGTGGGCGAACCGGCAGGTCATCATGGCGCTCGCGTTCCGGACGATCTCACGGACGCTGGGCGCCGGGCCGGAGAAGCTGGGCCTTCGGCTCCTCTACGACGTCTGCCACAACATCGCGAAGCTCGAGCGGCACGAGGTGGACGGCGAGCGGCGGCTCCTCTGCGTTCACCGAAAGGGCGCGACGCGGGCGTTCCCCGCCGGTCATCGCGACGTCGCCACGGCGCACGCGGCCGTCGGCCAGCCGGTGCTCGTCCCCGGAGACATGGGCCGCGAGTCGTACGTCTGCGTCGGGACCGACACGGCGATGGCGGAGACGTTCGGGAGCACCTGTCACGGCGCGGGCCGCGTGCTCTCGCGCGCCGCGGCGAAGAAGGCCTCCGCGGGCAGAAGGCTCGAGGAGGAGCTCACCCGCATGGGCGTGTTCGTCGTGGCGGAGGGCCGCGGCACGCTGGCCGAGGAGATGCCGCACGCATACAAGAACGTGGCCGACGTGGTGGGCGTCATGGAACGGGCCGGGATCGCGCGCCGCGTCGCGCGCCTCAAGCCCGTCGGCGTGATGAAGGGGTAG
- a CDS encoding LemA family protein gives MLIALLIVIGVIVLYVIGTFNGLVVLRNRIENAWSQIDVQLKRRTDLIPNLVETVKGYASHEKEVFQRVTEARAALMKGGGVKEQAEANNMLTGALKSLFAVAEAYPELKANQNFMMLQEELAGTESKIAYARQFYNDTVLKYDNMREKFPSNIVAAMFNFAARDYFEVGEAEREPVKVKF, from the coding sequence ATGCTGATCGCTCTTCTCATCGTGATCGGAGTCATCGTCCTCTACGTGATCGGGACGTTCAACGGACTGGTCGTCCTCAGGAACCGCATCGAGAACGCGTGGTCCCAGATCGACGTCCAGCTCAAGCGGCGGACCGACCTCATCCCGAACCTCGTCGAGACCGTGAAGGGGTACGCGTCGCACGAGAAGGAGGTCTTTCAGAGGGTGACGGAGGCGCGCGCCGCGCTCATGAAGGGCGGTGGCGTGAAGGAGCAGGCTGAGGCCAACAACATGCTCACCGGCGCCCTCAAGTCGCTCTTCGCGGTCGCCGAGGCCTATCCGGAGCTCAAGGCCAACCAGAACTTCATGATGCTGCAGGAGGAGCTGGCAGGGACGGAGAGCAAGATCGCCTACGCGCGCCAGTTCTACAACGACACCGTCCTCAAGTACGACAACATGCGGGAGAAGTTCCCGTCCAACATCGTCGCCGCCATGTTCAACTTCGCCGCGAGGGACTACTTCGAGGTCGGCGAGGCGGAGCGTGAGCCGGTGAAGGTGAAGTTCTAG
- a CDS encoding CPBP family intramembrane metalloprotease, translating to MTDLRPRGPGAAMPEPFAAPQPPTQPPRSPIHPYARVALFLLGYLLVAVVLSLAGMVAFGVMHAFGLVALPAIDEQLLARGTEGIMEWLSDFMLPTVILLGLYSIGYTWAFVRLVDGRRLRTLGLERRPGWSAQFWKGVGLSFVILLGVFLLSLASGAVELRGFARPAPDGTNAAGYLVGVLAAFLLVGFYEELMFRGYVLQTLNERAGRAASVIVSSAVFAVMHGVNPGANAMAVLNIAAVGALLSFLFFRTGALWMPIGFHFGWNFLLGYVFTLPVSGLPLRGILDVAEATGAEGAAGRFGPESSLVTTLALGVWAAWLIARRSRRHRSG from the coding sequence GTGACCGACCTTCGCCCCCGCGGCCCCGGCGCCGCGATGCCTGAGCCGTTCGCGGCCCCGCAGCCCCCGACCCAGCCTCCGCGAAGCCCGATCCACCCCTACGCCCGCGTTGCGCTCTTCCTTCTGGGCTACCTCCTCGTCGCCGTCGTGCTGTCCCTGGCCGGCATGGTCGCGTTCGGCGTCATGCACGCGTTCGGCCTCGTGGCGCTCCCAGCGATCGACGAGCAGCTGCTCGCGAGGGGCACCGAGGGCATCATGGAGTGGCTGTCGGACTTCATGCTGCCGACGGTGATCCTGCTTGGGCTCTACAGCATCGGTTACACGTGGGCGTTCGTTCGCCTCGTCGACGGGAGGCGGCTTCGCACGCTCGGTCTCGAGCGCAGGCCAGGGTGGAGCGCCCAGTTCTGGAAGGGTGTGGGGCTCTCGTTCGTCATCCTGCTCGGCGTCTTCCTGCTCTCGCTTGCGTCGGGGGCCGTTGAGCTGCGCGGGTTCGCGCGGCCGGCGCCCGACGGCACGAACGCTGCCGGCTACCTCGTCGGGGTCCTCGCCGCCTTCCTCCTCGTCGGGTTCTACGAGGAGCTCATGTTCCGCGGCTACGTGCTGCAGACGCTCAACGAGCGCGCGGGAAGAGCGGCATCCGTCATCGTCTCGTCCGCCGTCTTCGCCGTCATGCACGGCGTCAACCCCGGCGCGAACGCGATGGCGGTCCTGAACATCGCCGCCGTGGGAGCGCTTCTCTCCTTCCTCTTCTTCCGCACGGGCGCGCTCTGGATGCCCATCGGGTTCCACTTCGGGTGGAACTTCCTCCTCGGCTACGTCTTCACCCTCCCCGTGAGCGGCCTCCCGCTGCGCGGCATCCTGGACGTCGCGGAAGCGACGGGCGCCGAAGGCGCGGCAGGCCGCTTCGGTCCGGAGTCCAGCCTCGTCACGACCCTCGCGCTGGGCGTCTGGGCGGCGTGGCTCATCGCGCGGCGATCCCGGCGCCACCGCTCCGGCTGA
- the polX gene encoding DNA polymerase/3'-5' exonuclease PolX gives MKNKEIAEILSSLADILEITGQDPFRVNAYRRVARIVDDLPTDVAELSASGAITEVPGIGKGTAERIAEYLASGRIAAYEEAKRTIPAGLSELLLVPGLGPKTIGLLWKSLGVKSLSGLKRALRGRKILELPGIGPKKVENIEAGVRAHESRSGRLTLGAVLPTAREVIGALAAIQGVERADLAGSVRRRRETIGDIDVLAASAKPAAVVRAFVKLPLVEEVLAAGTTKASVRVAGALQIDLRVVKPGQYGAALMYFTGSKEHNVRLRGIAQEKGLKLNEYGLFKGAKAAAARTEAAVYEKLGLPLVPPELREDRGEVEAAMAGRLPELLDGAQIRGDLHVHSNWSDGGSTIEEVARAAKARGYSYVAITDHTRSLGIAHGLSVERLERQLEEITALNKRLRGFRVLSGSEVDILSDGRLDLPDAVLERLDVVVASIHSGFQQSEDRITGRIVSAVENPRVDIIGHPTGRLLGTRPAYAVDLGRVMEAAAKSGAALEINCYHERLDLNDVNARRAVELGVRLALGTDSHHVDQFWMMELGVATARRAWAGPASVLNTMPAAALLRHLSRG, from the coding sequence ATGAAGAACAAGGAGATCGCCGAGATCCTCTCGAGCCTCGCGGACATCCTCGAGATCACGGGGCAGGACCCGTTCCGCGTCAACGCGTATCGGCGGGTCGCGCGCATCGTTGACGATCTTCCCACCGACGTCGCCGAGCTCTCGGCGTCGGGCGCGATCACCGAGGTGCCGGGCATCGGGAAGGGCACCGCCGAGAGGATCGCGGAGTACCTCGCGAGCGGGCGCATCGCGGCGTACGAGGAGGCGAAGAGGACGATCCCCGCCGGCCTCTCGGAGCTTCTCCTGGTTCCCGGCCTCGGGCCCAAGACCATCGGCCTTCTCTGGAAGTCCCTGGGCGTGAAGTCGCTGTCGGGACTGAAGCGCGCGCTCCGCGGCAGGAAGATCCTCGAGCTCCCGGGCATCGGCCCGAAGAAGGTCGAGAACATCGAGGCGGGCGTGCGCGCGCACGAGTCGCGGTCGGGGCGGCTCACGCTGGGCGCCGTCCTGCCGACGGCCCGGGAGGTCATCGGCGCGCTCGCCGCGATCCAGGGCGTCGAGCGCGCGGACCTTGCCGGGTCCGTCCGGCGGCGGCGCGAGACCATCGGCGACATCGACGTGCTCGCGGCGAGCGCGAAGCCGGCGGCCGTCGTCAGGGCCTTCGTGAAGCTGCCGCTCGTTGAGGAGGTGCTGGCCGCCGGGACGACGAAGGCGAGCGTGCGCGTCGCGGGGGCGCTCCAGATCGACCTCCGCGTCGTGAAGCCGGGTCAGTACGGCGCGGCGCTCATGTACTTCACCGGCTCGAAGGAGCACAACGTCCGCCTGCGCGGCATCGCGCAGGAGAAGGGGCTCAAACTCAACGAGTACGGGTTGTTCAAGGGCGCGAAGGCTGCCGCGGCGCGGACCGAGGCCGCGGTCTACGAGAAGCTCGGTCTCCCGCTTGTTCCCCCGGAGCTCCGCGAGGACCGCGGCGAGGTCGAGGCCGCGATGGCCGGAAGGCTGCCCGAACTCCTCGACGGCGCGCAGATCCGAGGCGACCTCCACGTTCACTCGAACTGGAGCGACGGCGGCTCGACCATCGAAGAGGTCGCGCGCGCGGCGAAGGCGCGGGGATACTCGTACGTGGCGATCACGGACCACACGCGCTCTCTCGGCATCGCGCACGGGCTGTCCGTCGAGCGGCTCGAGCGGCAGCTCGAGGAGATCACGGCCCTGAACAAGAGGCTCAGGGGGTTCAGGGTGCTTTCCGGATCCGAGGTGGACATCCTCTCCGACGGGCGCCTCGACCTGCCGGATGCCGTCCTGGAGCGGCTGGACGTCGTCGTCGCATCCATCCACAGCGGCTTCCAGCAGAGCGAGGACAGGATCACCGGGCGGATCGTCTCGGCCGTCGAGAACCCCCGCGTGGACATCATCGGCCACCCGACGGGGCGGCTGCTCGGCACGAGGCCGGCGTACGCGGTCGACCTCGGCCGCGTGATGGAGGCCGCCGCGAAGAGCGGCGCCGCGCTCGAGATCAACTGCTACCACGAGAGGCTCGACCTCAACGACGTCAACGCGAGGAGGGCCGTCGAACTGGGAGTTCGACTGGCGCTCGGAACCGACTCGCACCACGTGGACCAGTTCTGGATGATGGAACTCGGCGTGGCGACCGCACGGCGCGCCTGGGCCGGCCCGGCGTCGGTGCTGAACACGATGCCTGCGGCCGCGCTCCTGAGGCATCTGAGCAGGGGCTGA
- a CDS encoding copper-translocating P-type ATPase has product MSCAACSGRVERAIGAVPGVTAASVNLALRTASVAFDPARATPEAIAEAVRAAGYGAALETRSTESREEREAREMNALRRDLVAAAALSAGVFVLGMPHFFPFVHHVPVAVRNVVSFALATPVMFWPGRRFFQGLATTLRRRTADMNTLVAIGTGAAYTLSTVATFAPRALPHGGGDHGGHVYFESSAMIITLVLLGRYLERRATGRASQAVRKLAGLAPKRARLVRGGAETEVPADEVVPGDVVVVRPGERVPVDGVVSSGASAVDESLVTGESAPADKGPGSEVVGGTINTTGSFTFTATRTGQATVLAGIIRMVEEAQGSRAPIQRLADRVAAVFVPAVLGVGLVTLAAWLLFGPEPRLAPALLSFVSVLVISCPCAMGLATPTAIMVGTGRAAEMGIYVRGGAVLETAHRLTTVVLDKTGTLTAGRMSFAGASPAPGVTENELVAVAAAAERPSEHPIAAAVVSEALRLGLAVDGAQGFEALPGRGVRASVGGATVIVGTGALLAEHGVAAPDGAGDALARKGLTPLLVTRDGRYLGAIGVGDTLRPEARRAVADLRGMGLSVVMLTGDRERTARAVAGEAGIDRVLSEVLPDGKVAAVERLRAAGEVVAMVGDGINDAPALATADVGVALVTGTDVAAEASDITLLRPDLTGVATAVRLSRATMRVIRQNLFWAFFYNTVGIPIAAGALYPAFGITLQPMYAALAMAFSSVSVVSNSLRLRRVRLTPAPRRQTNGAAAAQASA; this is encoded by the coding sequence ATGTCGTGCGCGGCGTGCTCGGGAAGGGTCGAGCGCGCGATCGGCGCGGTGCCCGGTGTGACCGCCGCGTCGGTCAACCTCGCGCTCAGGACCGCCAGCGTCGCGTTCGACCCCGCGCGCGCGACGCCCGAGGCCATCGCGGAGGCGGTGCGCGCGGCGGGCTACGGCGCCGCGCTCGAGACGCGGTCCACGGAGTCACGGGAGGAGCGCGAGGCACGCGAGATGAACGCGCTGCGGCGAGATCTCGTCGCCGCGGCCGCGCTGTCCGCCGGCGTGTTCGTTCTGGGCATGCCGCACTTCTTCCCCTTCGTGCACCACGTCCCCGTGGCCGTTCGCAACGTCGTGTCCTTCGCGCTGGCGACGCCCGTGATGTTCTGGCCCGGCCGCCGCTTCTTCCAGGGGCTTGCCACAACGCTCCGCCGCCGGACCGCCGACATGAACACGCTCGTCGCCATCGGCACAGGAGCGGCCTACACCCTGAGCACGGTCGCCACGTTCGCGCCGCGCGCGTTGCCCCACGGAGGCGGCGACCACGGCGGCCACGTGTACTTCGAGTCGAGCGCGATGATCATCACCCTCGTCCTCCTGGGGCGCTACCTCGAGCGGAGGGCCACCGGCAGGGCCTCGCAGGCCGTGAGGAAGCTCGCCGGGCTCGCGCCGAAGCGCGCGCGCCTCGTCCGCGGCGGCGCCGAGACGGAGGTCCCCGCGGACGAGGTCGTCCCGGGCGACGTGGTCGTGGTTCGGCCGGGCGAGCGCGTCCCCGTGGACGGCGTCGTATCGAGCGGCGCATCGGCCGTGGACGAGTCGCTCGTCACGGGCGAGAGCGCGCCCGCGGACAAGGGGCCGGGAAGCGAGGTGGTCGGAGGCACGATCAACACCACGGGCTCGTTCACCTTTACGGCCACGCGCACGGGGCAGGCGACGGTGCTCGCGGGGATCATCAGGATGGTCGAAGAGGCGCAGGGGTCGCGCGCGCCCATCCAGCGCCTCGCCGACCGGGTTGCCGCCGTCTTCGTGCCCGCGGTCCTCGGCGTCGGGCTCGTCACGCTCGCCGCGTGGCTCCTCTTCGGCCCGGAGCCCCGCCTCGCGCCCGCGCTGCTGTCCTTCGTGTCGGTGCTCGTCATCTCGTGCCCGTGCGCGATGGGGCTCGCGACGCCGACGGCCATCATGGTCGGCACCGGCCGCGCGGCCGAGATGGGGATCTACGTCCGCGGCGGCGCCGTGCTCGAGACCGCGCACCGCCTCACGACGGTCGTCCTCGACAAGACGGGGACGCTCACGGCAGGCAGGATGTCCTTCGCCGGCGCGTCGCCGGCGCCGGGGGTCACGGAGAACGAGCTCGTCGCGGTCGCCGCGGCCGCCGAGCGACCCTCGGAGCACCCGATCGCGGCCGCCGTCGTGTCCGAGGCGTTGCGCCTCGGGCTGGCCGTGGACGGCGCACAGGGGTTCGAGGCGCTGCCCGGCCGCGGCGTGCGCGCCTCGGTCGGCGGCGCGACCGTGATCGTGGGCACGGGCGCGCTCCTCGCGGAGCACGGCGTCGCCGCCCCGGACGGCGCAGGCGACGCGCTCGCCCGGAAGGGCCTCACTCCCCTCCTGGTCACCCGGGACGGCCGCTACCTGGGCGCGATCGGGGTCGGCGACACGCTCCGGCCCGAGGCGAGGCGTGCCGTCGCCGATCTGCGAGGCATGGGGCTTTCGGTCGTGATGCTCACCGGTGACCGCGAGCGGACGGCCCGCGCGGTGGCCGGCGAGGCCGGCATCGACCGCGTGCTCTCCGAGGTCCTCCCCGACGGCAAGGTGGCGGCCGTCGAGCGACTCCGCGCCGCGGGCGAGGTCGTGGCCATGGTGGGCGACGGCATCAACGACGCTCCGGCCCTCGCCACCGCCGACGTCGGCGTCGCGCTCGTCACGGGGACCGACGTGGCCGCCGAGGCCTCGGACATCACGCTCCTTCGGCCCGACCTCACCGGGGTCGCCACCGCCGTCAGGCTGTCGCGCGCGACGATGCGGGTCATCCGCCAGAACCTGTTCTGGGCGTTCTTCTACAACACGGTCGGCATTCCCATAGCGGCCGGCGCGCTCTACCCCGCCTTCGGCATCACGCTCCAGCCGATGTACGCGGCGCTCGCGATGGCCTTCTCGTCCGTGTCGGTCGTGTCGAACTCGCTCAGGTTGCGCCGCGTCAGGCTGACGCCCGCACCTCGGCGGCAGACGAACGGCGCGGCGGCCGCACAGGCCTCCGCGTGA
- a CDS encoding M48 family metallopeptidase — protein sequence MWEQISSNKAKSGLLVAFFVAFVIFLGWIFGKTTVWGPVAPVMAAIIAGVMAFAGYYNSDKIVLAISRARPATKQEFPYLYNTVEGLAIAAGLPMPKLYVIDDTAPNAFATGRNPEHAAIAVTTGLLQKLNRAELEGVIGHEMAHIADYDMLLMTLTVVMVGTVALVSDWMLRSFLWGGGRRRRDVGGGQAGMILMLVALALAILSPIIAQLIRLAISRRREFLADANAARLTRYPEGLASALEKLDRDREPLEAANKATAHLYIVNPLKDIGGTMNELFSTHPPIEKRVAALRAM from the coding sequence ATGTGGGAGCAGATCTCGAGCAACAAGGCCAAGTCCGGGCTGCTCGTCGCCTTCTTCGTGGCGTTCGTCATCTTCCTGGGCTGGATCTTCGGAAAGACCACGGTGTGGGGACCGGTCGCCCCCGTCATGGCGGCGATCATCGCGGGCGTGATGGCGTTCGCGGGATACTACAACAGCGACAAGATCGTCCTCGCCATCAGCAGGGCCCGGCCGGCCACCAAGCAGGAATTCCCCTACCTCTACAACACGGTCGAGGGGCTGGCCATCGCCGCCGGCCTGCCGATGCCGAAGCTCTACGTCATCGACGACACGGCCCCGAACGCGTTCGCGACGGGCAGGAACCCCGAGCACGCCGCCATCGCGGTGACGACGGGGCTCCTGCAGAAGCTCAACCGCGCTGAGCTCGAGGGCGTCATCGGGCACGAGATGGCGCACATCGCCGACTACGACATGCTGCTCATGACGCTCACCGTCGTGATGGTCGGGACCGTCGCGCTCGTGAGCGACTGGATGCTGCGGTCGTTCCTCTGGGGGGGCGGGAGGCGTCGCCGCGACGTGGGCGGCGGGCAGGCCGGCATGATCCTGATGCTCGTCGCGCTCGCCCTCGCCATCCTCTCCCCGATCATCGCGCAGCTGATCCGGCTCGCGATCTCGCGGCGCCGCGAGTTCCTCGCGGACGCCAATGCGGCGAGGCTCACGCGGTATCCTGAGGGCCTCGCGAGCGCGCTCGAGAAGCTGGACCGAGACCGCGAGCCGCTCGAGGCGGCGAACAAGGCGACCGCGCACCTCTACATCGTGAACCCGCTCAAGGACATCGGGGGCACGATGAACGAGCTCTTCTCGACCCACCCGCCCATCGAGAAGCGCGTCGCGGCCCTGAGGGCGATGTAG